The Pseudomonas bijieensis DNA window GCGCTGGAGATCTCTCCCTTCACCGTGCGCATTCATGTCTCTTCGTTGATCCGCGCGTTGAATGTCCCCAACAGAGCGGTGGCCGCTGCACGTTTTGCCGGGCGCCAGACGCCTGCTACCTTGCGCTGACGGAAACCCACAAGCCTCGGAACAGGCGCGCGCATACCAAGTGTGCACAGCGGCAATCTGTCATGAAGGGCGAATCGGCACCCAAGGCGCCGATTCGTCCAGTGCTTACAGCCAGTACCGCAGGCCGAGCATCAAGGACTGGGCGTTGTACTGGGTTTCCACATCGGCCTGGGGCAGGCCCTGGATTTTGCCGAAGTTCGCTTCGCGAGTCTTGAAGTAGCGATAATCCAGGGACATGGACCAATGCTCGTTGAGCTCATAACCGACGCCGGTGCCCAGTTGCCAGGCCGAGACAGTGTCGCGATGGGTGCCGCCGAACTCGACGCCGCCAGCCTCCAGGCCCTTGATGGTCAGCACCGCGTAGCCCAGGCCACCGCCAATGTAAGGCGTGAAGCGACTCAAGGGGGCAGGCAGGTTCGGGATGTCGTACCAGAGGTTGGCCATCAGGCTGCTGGCTTGCTCTTCGCCTTTGCCCTCGATGCTGCTTCCGCCCTCATAGACCCGGTTATTGAACTGGTCCAGGGTGTTGCGGCGATAGCTCAATTCCAACTCGGGCCGTAGCCCGACCGGGAACCGCCAGCCCAGTGCCAGGCCGGTGGCGAAGCCAGAGTGCAGCGGTTGATTGAACTCCATCTCGACGAAATCGTTGTCGTTCTGGGTCAGGTCCTGGTCAGCGACCCAGTTCACCCCGCCCATGGCACTGACATAGGGGCCGAGTGTGTCGGCGAAACTCGATGCTGGGGCGATGACACCCAGGCCAACGATGCCCATGACGAGATACTGAGTTTTTTTCTGTAGGTTCATGCTAGATCCGAAATGTACTGTTATCGATAAGTAAGCAAAGCGAGTCGGGGAGGGCGCGTTCAGCACGCAGCCATCCGGAAGGGTTCATACGAGATGCAAAGGCGTCGCGATTTTCTCGTGCCGCGAGGTGCCGAGGGCCCGTTGTTCGGCCAGCGTGCACAGGTTGTCCAGTGCGGTGGTCATCGCCGCAGTCAACGCTTTGCGCAGCAACCCGCGATACAGGAAACTCAACGGCCCGGAAATCTTCGCGCTATGGATGACATGGGTTTCATCGGCAGAAAGCCTGCGCATCTGATGATCGAATTCGAGGTCGATCCAAAGCAGCCGTGCGCTGTTGCGATAGCTTTCGTGCAGGCTCACGGCTTCGAGTTTCAATGGCATGTTCAAGCCATTCTTGAGAACGCATTTGCCGCGCGTTCCCGCCTGGAACGGACCGTCGAGTCGACACTGGCGAACGTCGGTATCCCATAACGGCGCTTCTGAAAAATTGCTCCAGATCTTCCAGATTTCAGAAGGGGGCGATTTGACTATGATTTGCACTTTGACATCGTTCACGGCGATACCTTGGTTGTGGAGGGCACGGTCATGGGGCAGATCCATTCAATGCTCAGGCAGCCGGCGCCGATTGACTCAGCACCTGGGCGGTAATGTTGGCTTGACCGATTTTTTCGCCCCGGTTGAACAGGTCGATATAGATGCGGTTGGTCTTGAATGCCTGGAGCGACGCATCAAAACCGGCTTGCGGCGCCAATGACAGCGGGCTGTTCCTGGGGATGGGGCGATCCAGGGTGAAGCTCAGTGCCAGCAGATTCATTGGGGTATTGAGTGGAATGCGCAGATGGCTGTGAGCGATCTGCATGTAGCACTGGCGCGCCACTTCGAGGAAATACACCATCGAATAGTGCGCGGGATCACCTGCCTGGAAGAAGTGTTCCGGCGGCAGTTTCACGGTGTCCACGCTCAGGCCCTGGGCGACGCCGCTCATGTCACTGACGATGACGTTCTCTTCCCTGGCCTTGTGCAGCAGGGCCTTGTCGCGGCAGGGCGTGGCGGTGAACTCGCCGGCTGGCGATGTTTCGAACGCCGAGCTGTAGGCCATCCCGAGGACGCAGGTGCACATCACTTTCCCGCCCTGCATGACCTTGGCATTGAACATCTGGGGATCCTGGCCTTGCTCGACGTGCAGATCGATCACGCCCTGCTTTTGTACGTATTGCTGGAACTTGATCGTCAGGCTCTTGATGTAGGCGACCCGTCCGCTCAGAGGGGGCATGGCCAGTTCGATCAGTTGCAGCACACCCTCGAGCAACAGAATGCCCGGGATGTGGTCCAGGGGATGATCGAAGAAGTACGGGTGCGCTTCATTCACCACGAGCTGGGCGTGCAGCGACTGAGGGTTGCGCTGGGCGTTGGCGATCACGATATGTTCCGCGCTGCGCTGCCAATGCGCCGGGCGCTGGGTTGCGTCGCCCCGGTGCAGGGCGAACAGGCTTTCCATCGCGCGTACTCGTACCCGCAGGCCGGAGAGCAGGGTGCTGGTGAGCATGTCGCTCAGTTGCTGCACGTCGACGCCATCGTTCTGCGGTTCGCGAACCAGGCTGACAGGCGTGATGACTTGCTGCAGTTCGTGGGATGACGAATGGGCAAAGCGCAACATGAAGGGATGCTTGATAGGCGAACTGGCCTCGGCCGCTTTCGGGTTCCATTGGCGAAGCTTCTCGGTAAACAGCCACATCACCGTCTTGCCGGCGTCGCGCACCTCGATCACGGTATGGCGCGCGCCCCTCAACATCACCGCCAACAGAGTCTCGATGCCACTGGCTTCAGCCAGGAAGCCGGTCAGCTCCCGCAGTGAGCCGCTGGCGGGCGCCGCAACAGGTTGCAACTCGCAGACTTCGACGTTCGAATAGTCGCTCGGCTCCTTGCCCAACCGTCGGCAAGCCTCTTCCAACGAGTCGGCGGCGTGGGCGAGGACCGCGGCGTGGATCACCAGCAAGGGTTTGTCGGCGGCATCCGGTTGATAACGACGCAGCGCGACCAGCCCCAGACCTTCACCCTCGGTGGTCGTGCTGCACCGGGCACGCTCTACTTCTACTTCAGCGCTGACAAAGCGTCCTGCGCCGAGAAGGAGCGTGGTGATGCCGTCGTTGAACCATTGTGGCGAGGCCAGCAAGGTTTGCCAGAACAGGCCTGTCGTGCCGACCAGGGTCTGATGGAAACCCTTGAAGTCGAAAATCTGCGCCGGATAACCGGACAACATGTTCGGCAGCATGGTTGCCACGTCCGTCACTTCGACGCCCGGTGCCGCACCTTGTGCCTGGGCGTAAAAGTTATGGGCGCTGCTATAGGCATTGCTGAAGCGCTCGCCACCCATGTTGCAGCACATGACCATCGCTGTGCCGGGCGAACCGGCCACCCCCGGCAAGCGTCGCAGCAAGTGATTGACGCGGTCGGTGATCAACAGTTTGAACGGATCGACATGAGCCAATGGTTTGGGGCCCATGCCAAAGCCGTCGATATCGATGACGTGGTCTTGTGCGAGGAATTGCCCCAGCAAAGGTTGGCCGGGAGCCGGGGTGTAATCGACGAAGCGCCCATAAGGGAACGTGACCGAGGGGGCGGCCGGTTGATCGAGTTGCTGCTGGAATGACTGCAAGGAGCGGTGGCTGCCCAGCGCTGCTTCAGCCTCGACAATGGCAAGGTCCAGCGTCACCACGCCACAGGCGCTGGCCGAGGCCGGCTGGGTCGCGACAGGCTGGTCATCGGGAATGTATTCATCCACCACCAGGTGCGCGTTGGCGCCGCCGAAACCAAAACTGGAGATGCCGATCCGGATCGCGGACTGACGCTCCTCCAGGGGTTGCACCTGCTGGGTGGCGAGCCGCAGGCAGGTCTCGTCGACCTTGGTGCTGGGGCGGTAGCCGGGCTGGGGTGGAATGCCTTTATGGCGCAGGATCATCAATGCCTTGGCGAGGGAAGCACCTCCGGCAGCGGCCAGGGGATGGCCGATGACCGACTTGATCGAGCCGATGGTGATTTTCTTGCCGTCCGGGCGATGGGGGGCAAAGAAGCTGTTCAGCGAGGCCAGCTCCGTTGCGTCCCCCAGCGGAGTACCGGTGCCGTGGGTCTCGATGTAGTCCACGTCACGTGGATCAAGACCACGATAGGCACGTTGGTAGGCCGAGTACTGGGCCTGTTTGCCGGGCGCGAACACCGAGCCTTCGGCGCCGTCGGCGGACATGCCCAAGGCGCGCAGGACGCCCAGGGGACGGCGCTGCGCCGTCAGGGCCTGGGCGAGCGGCTCGACCAGAAAGGCGACCGCACATTCGCCCGGCACGATGCCGTCGGCGTCCTGGCCGAACGCTTCCATCCGGGCCCGGGCGGAGAAGGCCGTCAACTGCGAGAAACCCAGGAACAGTGCTGGCGGCAGCACGGTGTTGAGGGCCATGACAATCGCGTTGTCCGCCTGCCCACTGTTGACCAGCGCCTGGGCCATATCCAGGGCGTAAGGGAACGAACTGCATGCGGTGTCCACCGATAACGCCGGCCCACCCAAGGCAAAGGACGCAGCCAGTTCTGCGACCTGTTCACCGGGTGTAAACCCCGGTGGTGTGGCGGTTTTTCCGGACATTCCGGTGGCGAAATAGCTCTCGTCACTCCAGGATGTCGCGATCACCAGTGCGGTACGCGCCTTGTTCAGCTCCGAGCCTTGTCCGGCCAGTTGGCCAAGCAGTGCCTGGAGTACTTTCTTGCCGATGGCGACCTGTCTTCCTTCATGCCGTGATGGGGTCGACACGTCATCGGTCAGGCAAAAAGCGCTGTCCAGATAGATGCGATCCTTCTCGCCTGCCTTGGTTGAATAGATCGATGCCTTGTCCAATTCCCAACGGGTCGGCATTGATTCAATCGGTGCGATCTGCCCTTGCGAGAGCAACTGCCAAAGCGCATCCGTTGACGGCGCCCCTGGAAACTCGCCCGCCATCGCGCTGAAGCAAAAATCGCCCGTTGTCGTTACTGCGCCACTCATACCCTGTCTCCCTGATCGCCCAAAATGCTGGGTGACCTGTTCGATCACCCGGATTCCATTCCTGTTGCCCGCTGCTAGCTCAGCCTGGCCAGCAGCGACAGGGCATCCTCGGGCGTGCGACGGGACATCAACGCTTCACCGGCAAACTCGCTGGCAGAGCACTGTTGCGCCATGGATTGGCAGAGCGCCTCTCGGGCAAAGCCGTTGAGGCCCAGTTGTGCGAAGGGCGTCTGGAGGTCGATCGACTGCGCCGTCTCCGGGATCAACGGGGACAGGGCGTTGAGCAGCAGGTTTTCTTCCTGCCCTTGAGTGTCCGTCGCGGCAGGTGAGGGCGCTGCCTGCGGCTGGGGATCGGCCAGGGCAGCTTGAATCAGAGCGATGGTGGCCTGCGGGAACTTGGCGTTGGCCAGCTCGCTACTGTGGGCCTTGAGCTGCGGCCACATGGCAACTGCCGCTTCCAGGAAGTCCAACTGCACCAGCGAGTCCAGGCCCAGGCTTTCATAGCTTTGTGTCGGGTCGATCTGCTCAGCCGTAAAGCCGGTGATGGTCGCCAGTTGGTCGACTACCCACGCTTGGACGTCCATCGCGGGTGCCTGCGGATCGGCTTCAAGCCGTGCCAGCAAGGCTGTCGGGGTAGGGGCATCGAAGAGCTGCGAGGTGAGGTCTTTCTTTTCCGGGAAATGTTGGGCCAGGGACTCGAAAATATCCACCAGCCCCAGCGAGTCGATCCCCAGGCTCTCGAAGCTTTGATCAAAGTCGATCTGTTGCGCCTGGAACCCGGTGACCGAGCTGATTTCGGCGCGCAACCACTGTCCGTAACTGAGCGCGGCTGCCTGTTCGACGGCTTCGGCTTCGACTACGGGCGTCGGAGCCAGTATTGTCGGGTTCGAGTGAACCGGCTCCAGGGCCGCGATACTCTTGCTGACAGGGGCTTCGATCCCATTGGCATAAACGCCTTCAAGGACTTGTTGATGAGCATTGAAATAATGCGCAGTGACAGTTTCGGCCTGTTCCAGAAGCCGCAGTAATATCGATTCCTTGGCGATATTCGATTCGCACAATGAATCAATGATCTTTTCTGAGAGGGAGAAATAGCTATGGGCTATTCTTCCATTGGACACGATGAATTCCTGTACAACATCGTTAAGTTGCAAGCGCATGGGAATCTCCTAACCAAGTCGGTCGAAATTTCTATAAGTAAGAAAGATCAAGAAATCATGGCCCAGGGCAGGGCCTTGTTTATGTCAATTAATCAAACTGGCAGTAGTCATGGAGCGACTTAAAGTTGGAGTTCCACTGCGTCGGTCTCGCAAGATATTGTTTTTCTGGCGCCCTTGAGCAACCCCGACCTTACGTTCAGATAAGTCACCAGCGTCATTGCATCGGCGCCGAGGAAAGCGATATAGCCGTCAGGCCGGATCAGCATCAACATGCCTTCCTTGGCGTGGTAGCGCTTGTGCAGCCGCCAATCGGGGTCCAGCAGTGTCGAGTGCCAGGCCGGCAGCCCGGCACTGCTCAGGGCATCGATCACGCAATAGGCCTTGATTCCCGGGTAGTCCTTTTCCACCGACTCGGCCAGCGCGTAGTAGCCTGGCAGCAAAGGGGAGAACTGGTCGGCCGCGCTGAAAATCAACAGCGTGAAGGTTCCATGGAACAAGTCGATCAAGCGTTTTGCCGGCATCCCTTGCAGTTGCCACAACTCGACATCGGGTGCCAGTTGCCCGGCGCGAGGCGGTGCACTCTGGAACTCGGGTTTCTTGCCTTTCTTGTTCCAGTTCCGGCGCTGTTTTTTCGTCACCGATTCTTGAATGTAGTCACTCTTGTCGTAGTGATACTGATGACCGGAAATCATCGACGGTAGTTTGCGCTGGACCTTGTTGCGGTTGCTCAACAGGGGCAGGACATTGTCGCGTAGCCAGACCAGGGCACGACGCCTGACGGTAATCAGCCCTGTCAGCCGGTGGGCGGTGTTCTCGACTTCCAGGGCAACCGGATAGCGCTCGTCGTTGTAGCTGTCCAGCAAGGACGGATCCGCCAGGTCCTGATCGACATAAGCCATTTTCCAGGCCAGGTTATAGGCCTCGGAAATCCCCAGGTTCATCCACTGCCCGCCGATGGGACTGCCGATGTGCGCCGAGTCCCCCAGCAGAAACACAGAGCCTTGTTGCATCGATTGCACGCGGCGATGCTGGAAGGAGGCGATGGTGGTCGATGAAATGTTCGACAGCGTCATCTTTTGCCCGCGTCCTTCGCACAAGCGTTGGAAATTCTCCAGGCTCAAGGATGGGCGTTCGCCTTCTGGCGGCAGGTTGTAGGGCATTTCGATGAACAGCCGATAACGCGATTGAGCACTGATCGGCGCAACCGCCACATAACCGTCCTGCGCACCCAGGAAGAACGCGCCCTCATCCTTGCTTCCGGACCATTGGATATCGGCATCGGCGAGCATGAAGAAGCGATCGTAGGATGAACCTTCGAAGGTCATGTCGAGGCGTTTTCTGATGTTGCTGCGAGCGCCGTCACAGGCGGCTACCCAGCGACTGGTGAAGTTTTCATCGGTGCCGTCGGCATGTTTGAGTGTCATGCGCACCGAGCCCGGCAGGTTTTCGATGTCCACCAGTTCGGTATTCCACTCCACCTCGGCGCCCAGTTCCTTCAGCCGCTCAAGGAGAATTTTCTCGGTTTGCGGCTGTGGCAGGCTCAGGAGCAGGGGATAGGTCGCATCCAGGTAGGAGAAGTTGTAGTTCAGCACCCGCTTGGCATTCGACTGCACCGAAAACTGGTTGATCGTGAAGCCGGCGCTGATGGCTTGCTCGGCAACGCCCAGGTCGCGAAAGATTTCCAGGGTCCGGGAATGGATGGCCATTGCCTTGGTCGCCGTCGAGGGGCCGGCGTTCTTTTCAATGATGCGAAACGACACGCCCCATTTCTTCAGCAGGATTGCCAGGGTCAGGCCAATAGGGCCGGCACCTACGATCATCACGGTAGGGGCGCTGCCAGGTCGCTTGAAATGCTTGGGGGCCAACGTGCTCAGAGTGTTCATCGATCAGTACCAGTTTCTGTAGAAGGGGGAGTTGGCAATGCTGAGCAGGGCATCGTCGCCTGATGAGTCGCCGTAGGCATAAATGTAAAAATCATCAAGGTTGCTCAAGCAGCCTTTGAGCCGCGTGACTTTCTCTCGCTCTACACAGTTGGTACCGGATATCCCGCCGGTCAGCTTGTTCTTGGCCGTTGCCAGGCGGGTGCCGCACACATAGTCAAAACCCGCGGCCTGGCCCCAGGGGATCAGGTAATTCTCCGGCGAGTTGCTGACCAACGCCGTGACGTGTCCCATGGATTGATGCCACTTCAGCCGCCGCAACGCCTCGGGCCTGAGCCAGAGCGGCAGCTGCTCGCTGATGAAGTACTTGGCATGCTCGCGCTCTTGCTCCACCGACAGGCCGCCCAGGTAACAGGCAATGAAGGCCAGGCGCGCTTGCATCAGCGGGGTGATGCCCACGATCACGCTGAGCATCTTGGGCAGCAGGGGAATGATCCTGAGCCAGAACGAACGGGTTCCCACGATAAAGCGCATGTAGCGCCAGAATGTGTGGCGGTCGGTCAGTGTGCCGTCGAAGTCGAAGACGGCCAGTACCGGTTGTGTGCTGTTAGCGTGCATGTGCCTCTTCCTTGAGAGAAGTGATCTCGATGGTCTTGGGCAGCTTGAAGCCCGATAGGTAGCGCGAAAGCAGGGTGGAAAGCGCGTTCTGGGTCAGCTCGCCGGTCCCTTCGACGCACAGGTGCAGCACGTTGACTTCCTTGTGGTCCGGGACGATATAGGCTTTGGCGCGCACCACGTCAGGGTGCTTGAGAGCGATGGATTCGATTTCCACCAGGTCGACCATCTGCGCCTTGATCTTGGAGATTCGCAGGCGTTGGCAATAGAAAAACACATGCCCATCGTCGTCCTGCCAGACCAGGTCACCGCTGTGGAACCAGCCGTCGCGGAAGAACCGCGCATTGGCGTCCTCGGCATCGTTGTAGCCGTCGATCACCATCGAGCCGCGTATCAGCAGTTCACCGATGCGCCCTGGCGCCACGTCCTGGCCCTGGGCATCGACGACTCGCAGTTCCACACCGCTGATCGGCTGGCCCATGGCGCCACGGTGGACCGTGCCAATCGAGCTCTGGACGATCACAGGCATGCTTTCGGTCAACCCATAGCCTTGCAGCACCGGATTGCATCCCAGCAGCTTCCCCAGTTTCTCGGCTTCGTCGGCCGGCAGGTGACTGCCGCCGGAGTAAATCATCAACTGCGGGTGCAACGGCAAGAGCGCGCCTTTGCGCTTGGCCAGCCGCGTATTGAAGTAGCGAATGACATCGGGCACCAGGCAGGCAAAGGTGACCTGATGTTCGGACAGGACTTCTGCCAAGTCTCGATTGAGCAGGGTGTTGGTCATGAGCAGGGTGGCGCCCACGCTCAAGGGAAACACCATCATCACCGACAGGCCGAAGATGGCATACAGCGGCAGCGTCACCAGATGAACGGAGCCGACGCCTTGCAGATGAAACTGCTCATGCAGCCCATCGCTCGATTGCGTCAGGTCCAGATAACGGTGCGAAACAGCCAGAGGCCTGCCGATACCACGATAGGTGAACTGTACCGAGACGATCGGATTGCCCTCGGGCAACAATAAGGGCTCGATCTGGCGAGGAAGTTGAGAGATGGCCGTTGTGTTGGCGGGCAGGGGGGATGACGGTTCGCTCTCACCGTCCACCAGCAGGGAGTGCCTGACGCCGTTGTCAGCCTGGAACACCTCACTGTGTTGCCCCCATAGCGCTTCGGTCGTGACCACTAGCATCGGCCTGGCGAGACTGACGACGCTGTTCATTTCGAAGGGAGTCAACTTGTAGTTGAGGATGACCGGAATTGCACCCCGCCCGATGATCGCCAGGTAATAAGCGATGAACGCCACCCCATTGGGCAGCACCAGCGCTACTTTGTCTCCAGGCAATACACCGAGTGCCGTAAGGGCGCCGTTGCATTCTTCAGCCTTGATTCGCAACTGACGGTAAGTGACGGTGTCTTCTTCCGCGTCCAGATGCCGAATAGCAACTTGTTCGGGGAAAGATTCCGAAAAACCGACAAAACGATGCAGAAAACCTTCTTTATATGAAAGGCTTTTCATTTACCAACCTCTCTCAATCCTTGGATGTTTGGCTAGTCAAAAAAAGTACTACAGAGGCAGGCTATATATGAATTGTTTCAATTAAGCATCTGTGTAGTTATTGTTCCGATACCAATTCAGGG harbors:
- a CDS encoding HAD-IB family hydrolase; the protein is MHANSTQPVLAVFDFDGTLTDRHTFWRYMRFIVGTRSFWLRIIPLLPKMLSVIVGITPLMQARLAFIACYLGGLSVEQEREHAKYFISEQLPLWLRPEALRRLKWHQSMGHVTALVSNSPENYLIPWGQAAGFDYVCGTRLATAKNKLTGGISGTNCVEREKVTRLKGCLSNLDDFYIYAYGDSSGDDALLSIANSPFYRNWY
- a CDS encoding acyl carrier protein encodes the protein MRLQLNDVVQEFIVSNGRIAHSYFSLSEKIIDSLCESNIAKESILLRLLEQAETVTAHYFNAHQQVLEGVYANGIEAPVSKSIAALEPVHSNPTILAPTPVVEAEAVEQAAALSYGQWLRAEISSVTGFQAQQIDFDQSFESLGIDSLGLVDIFESLAQHFPEKKDLTSQLFDAPTPTALLARLEADPQAPAMDVQAWVVDQLATITGFTAEQIDPTQSYESLGLDSLVQLDFLEAAVAMWPQLKAHSSELANAKFPQATIALIQAALADPQPQAAPSPAATDTQGQEENLLLNALSPLIPETAQSIDLQTPFAQLGLNGFAREALCQSMAQQCSASEFAGEALMSRRTPEDALSLLARLS
- a CDS encoding outer membrane protein translates to MNLQKKTQYLVMGIVGLGVIAPASSFADTLGPYVSAMGGVNWVADQDLTQNDNDFVEMEFNQPLHSGFATGLALGWRFPVGLRPELELSYRRNTLDQFNNRVYEGGSSIEGKGEEQASSLMANLWYDIPNLPAPLSRFTPYIGGGLGYAVLTIKGLEAGGVEFGGTHRDTVSAWQLGTGVGYELNEHWSMSLDYRYFKTREANFGKIQGLPQADVETQYNAQSLMLGLRYWL
- a CDS encoding class I adenylate-forming enzyme family protein, encoding MKSLSYKEGFLHRFVGFSESFPEQVAIRHLDAEEDTVTYRQLRIKAEECNGALTALGVLPGDKVALVLPNGVAFIAYYLAIIGRGAIPVILNYKLTPFEMNSVVSLARPMLVVTTEALWGQHSEVFQADNGVRHSLLVDGESEPSSPLPANTTAISQLPRQIEPLLLPEGNPIVSVQFTYRGIGRPLAVSHRYLDLTQSSDGLHEQFHLQGVGSVHLVTLPLYAIFGLSVMMVFPLSVGATLLMTNTLLNRDLAEVLSEHQVTFACLVPDVIRYFNTRLAKRKGALLPLHPQLMIYSGGSHLPADEAEKLGKLLGCNPVLQGYGLTESMPVIVQSSIGTVHRGAMGQPISGVELRVVDAQGQDVAPGRIGELLIRGSMVIDGYNDAEDANARFFRDGWFHSGDLVWQDDDGHVFFYCQRLRISKIKAQMVDLVEIESIALKHPDVVRAKAYIVPDHKEVNVLHLCVEGTGELTQNALSTLLSRYLSGFKLPKTIEITSLKEEAHAR
- a CDS encoding FAD-dependent monooxygenase — translated: MNTLSTLAPKHFKRPGSAPTVMIVGAGPIGLTLAILLKKWGVSFRIIEKNAGPSTATKAMAIHSRTLEIFRDLGVAEQAISAGFTINQFSVQSNAKRVLNYNFSYLDATYPLLLSLPQPQTEKILLERLKELGAEVEWNTELVDIENLPGSVRMTLKHADGTDENFTSRWVAACDGARSNIRKRLDMTFEGSSYDRFFMLADADIQWSGSKDEGAFFLGAQDGYVAVAPISAQSRYRLFIEMPYNLPPEGERPSLSLENFQRLCEGRGQKMTLSNISSTTIASFQHRRVQSMQQGSVFLLGDSAHIGSPIGGQWMNLGISEAYNLAWKMAYVDQDLADPSLLDSYNDERYPVALEVENTAHRLTGLITVRRRALVWLRDNVLPLLSNRNKVQRKLPSMISGHQYHYDKSDYIQESVTKKQRRNWNKKGKKPEFQSAPPRAGQLAPDVELWQLQGMPAKRLIDLFHGTFTLLIFSAADQFSPLLPGYYALAESVEKDYPGIKAYCVIDALSSAGLPAWHSTLLDPDWRLHKRYHAKEGMLMLIRPDGYIAFLGADAMTLVTYLNVRSGLLKGARKTISCETDAVELQL
- a CDS encoding beta-ketoacyl synthase N-terminal-like domain-containing protein produces the protein MSGAVTTTGDFCFSAMAGEFPGAPSTDALWQLLSQGQIAPIESMPTRWELDKASIYSTKAGEKDRIYLDSAFCLTDDVSTPSRHEGRQVAIGKKVLQALLGQLAGQGSELNKARTALVIATSWSDESYFATGMSGKTATPPGFTPGEQVAELAASFALGGPALSVDTACSSFPYALDMAQALVNSGQADNAIVMALNTVLPPALFLGFSQLTAFSARARMEAFGQDADGIVPGECAVAFLVEPLAQALTAQRRPLGVLRALGMSADGAEGSVFAPGKQAQYSAYQRAYRGLDPRDVDYIETHGTGTPLGDATELASLNSFFAPHRPDGKKITIGSIKSVIGHPLAAAGGASLAKALMILRHKGIPPQPGYRPSTKVDETCLRLATQQVQPLEERQSAIRIGISSFGFGGANAHLVVDEYIPDDQPVATQPASASACGVVTLDLAIVEAEAALGSHRSLQSFQQQLDQPAAPSVTFPYGRFVDYTPAPGQPLLGQFLAQDHVIDIDGFGMGPKPLAHVDPFKLLITDRVNHLLRRLPGVAGSPGTAMVMCCNMGGERFSNAYSSAHNFYAQAQGAAPGVEVTDVATMLPNMLSGYPAQIFDFKGFHQTLVGTTGLFWQTLLASPQWFNDGITTLLLGAGRFVSAEVEVERARCSTTTEGEGLGLVALRRYQPDAADKPLLVIHAAVLAHAADSLEEACRRLGKEPSDYSNVEVCELQPVAAPASGSLRELTGFLAEASGIETLLAVMLRGARHTVIEVRDAGKTVMWLFTEKLRQWNPKAAEASSPIKHPFMLRFAHSSSHELQQVITPVSLVREPQNDGVDVQQLSDMLTSTLLSGLRVRVRAMESLFALHRGDATQRPAHWQRSAEHIVIANAQRNPQSLHAQLVVNEAHPYFFDHPLDHIPGILLLEGVLQLIELAMPPLSGRVAYIKSLTIKFQQYVQKQGVIDLHVEQGQDPQMFNAKVMQGGKVMCTCVLGMAYSSAFETSPAGEFTATPCRDKALLHKAREENVIVSDMSGVAQGLSVDTVKLPPEHFFQAGDPAHYSMVYFLEVARQCYMQIAHSHLRIPLNTPMNLLALSFTLDRPIPRNSPLSLAPQAGFDASLQAFKTNRIYIDLFNRGEKIGQANITAQVLSQSAPAA
- a CDS encoding SRPBCC family protein; amino-acid sequence: MDLPHDRALHNQGIAVNDVKVQIIVKSPPSEIWKIWSNFSEAPLWDTDVRQCRLDGPFQAGTRGKCVLKNGLNMPLKLEAVSLHESYRNSARLLWIDLEFDHQMRRLSADETHVIHSAKISGPLSFLYRGLLRKALTAAMTTALDNLCTLAEQRALGTSRHEKIATPLHLV